One genomic region from Homo sapiens chromosome 12 genomic scaffold, GRCh38.p14 alternate locus group ALT_REF_LOCI_1 HSCHR12_2_CTG2 encodes:
- the TAS2R46 gene encoding taste receptor type 2 member 46 isoform 1 (isoform 1 is encoded by transcript variant 1) translates to MITFLPIIFSILIVVTFVIGNFANGFIALVNSIEWFKRQKISFADQILTALAVSRVGLLWVLVLNWYATELNPAFNSIEVRITAYNVWAVINHFSNWLATSLSIFYLLKIANFSNLIFLHLKRRVKSVVLVILLGPLLFLVCHLFVINMNQIIWTKEYEGNMTWKIKLRSAMYLSNTTVTILANLVPFTLTLISFLLLICSLCKHLKKMQLHGKGSQDPSMKVHIKALQTVTSFLLLCAIYFLSIIMSVWSFESLENKPVFMFCEAIAFSYPSTHPFILIWGNKKLKQTFLSVLWHVRYWVKGEKPSSS, encoded by the coding sequence ATGATAACTTTTCTGCCCATCATTTTTTCCATTCTAATAGTGGTTACATTTGTGATTGGAAATTTTGCTAATGGCTTCATAGCATTGGTAAATTCCATTGAGTGGTTCAAGAGACAAAAGATCTCTTTTGCTGACCAAATTCTCACTGCTCTGGCAGTCTCCAGAGTTGGTTTACTCTGGGTATTAGTATTAAATTGGTATGCAACTGAGTTGAATCCAGCTTTTAACAGTATAGAAGTAAGAATTACTGCTTACAATGTCTGGGCAGTAATCAACCATTTCAGCAACTGGCTTGCTACTAGCCTCAGCATATTTTATTTGCTCAAGATTGCCAATTTCTCCaaccttatttttcttcacttaaaGAGGAGAGTTAAGAGTGTTGTTCTGGTGATACTATTGGGGCCTTTGCTATTTTTGGTTTGTCATCTTTTTGTGATAAACATGAATCAGATTATATGGACAAAAGAATATGAAGGAAACATGACTTGGAAGATCAAACTGAGGAGTGCAATGTACCTTTCAAATACAACGGTAACCATCCTAGCAAACTTAGTTCCCTTCACTCTGACCCTGATATcttttctgctgttaatctgtTCTCTGTGTAAACATCTCAAAAAGATGCAGCTCCATGGCAAAGGATCTCAAGATCCCAGCATGAAGGTCCACATAAAAGCTTTGCAAACTGTGACCTCCTTCCTCTTGTTATGTGCCATTTACTTTCTGTCCATAATCATGTCAGTTTGGAGTTTTGAGAGTCTGGAAAACAAACCTGTCTTCATGTTCTGCGAAGCTATTGCATTCAGCTATCCTTCAACCCACCCATTCATCCTGATTTGGGGAAACAAGAAGCTAAAGCAgacttttctttcagttttgtggCATGTGAGGTACTGGGTGAAAGGAGAGAAGCCTTCATCTTCATAG